AATCAGGGGTCTGTAGCTCAGGTGGTTAGAGCGCACGCCTGATAAGCGTGAGGTCGGAGGTTCAACTCTTCCCAGACCCACCATTTAACCTATTCGAACTTTTCTCTATAGTAATTTAACATAGCACAAAACTGACCTTAACCAGAAAAAGTGGAGAGAAAGAAAGGGCGTTTTTTATAGTGAAAATATTTTTTCAAGTTTGAATAATGAATAGTGATGGCAAACAGAAGAGAATATACAGTTGAGTTTAACATTAGGAGCTGTAAAGCTAGTGAGAGAAACGATTACAAAAATAGCAAGAGACTAGGTGTAAGTGATGGTGTGTTGGGCAAATGG
This genomic interval from Wolbachia endosymbiont (group A) of Rhinocyllus conicus contains the following:
- a CDS encoding transposase, yielding MANRREYTVEFNIRSCKASERNDYKNSKRLGVSDGVLGKWVRKYNKKDH